The sequence GCGGTTTGTCCGCAACGAGTTTGTCAGACGGTTTTTCACCGCTGCGAAGAACGCGGAATTTCTCCGCAAGAATGTCGGCATATCTGGCAAGAACCTTTTTCGCCGCAAGCTTGTACAGGTCTCGTTTTGCCGTGATCACGAGCGGCGTGAAAGAGTGTCGCTCGCCGTTAAAGTATTTCGCCGTGCTGTATGCCGCCTTGCTCGCGTCCTCTCGCGGCTTGTCGGCAAAGCCGAACCGCTCGGCCACCGGCAGCTCACTCCGATACGTGTCAAACTTGTTCTTGGCATTGACCATGAAAACGTAGCTTTCCGGCACATTCATCAACCCGCCAATGCTGTAATCGGCATGAAAATAGGGGTCGCCGTAGAACCAACCCTGCCGATCCTGCTTGATGTCTGCTGAAAGCATTATCGACGCAAAATCCAGTACGACGTCGATCATCATCAGGTCGCCACCGGCTGTCTCGCCCGTCTTGGCCATCTTCTTGAGCTGGCCAAAGCCTACGATCTCCGGCGTGCCCTGCGGACGCCAGCGAAACAGCACGGGCCCGTCATGGGCATTCACTGACACCCAAGCCTGGCCATTCTTGCCGTCGTAATCGGCATTCTTGTCGTCGGCACGTTTCGCGAGACGGTCTAGGTAATATTCCGCCGTCTTAACGGCGTCGAACGATGTTGTCGCGATACCGATCTTGTTTAGACTAGCCGTCAGCGATCGGTAAAACTCATTCGTGATCTCTTCGAGATCGCCGGTCGTGAGGTCACTGTCTAGATACACGGTCACGTCAGCCGCATTGCGGCCGTTTGCCGCTGCTCGTGAGGTCACGGTCTTGAAGTGCACGCGTACCTGGCCGATGGCCAGTTTCTCGGTCTTCTTGGCCACGTCGGGCTTACCGAATGTTCCGGCCTTGACGTATTTGATCGTGTCATCTGCCAGCTTTCCGTAGGCTTGGGCGCATACTTGGCTTGCCGCGGTCGTAAGGATAATGAAAGAAAGTGCTATTGAAACTTGTCGCATAATTCACAAAATTAGAGTTCAGCAATATCGACGGAGAGGCGATGTCCCCGTAAATTGCCAAAACAGGATTAATGTCGGATCAGCCCGCCATGGTGAGGAGAAAGGCCTATGCTGGACCCCTTGATTACATGTTAATCTTATAAAAAGCAGTGGCCGAACGCAAAGAGAATGTCCGCAAACTGTTGGAAACCCGTGTCTTACAGCATGGTGACAAGCCCTTCCTTTTTGCTGCGGAGGACGACCGGTCGTGGACATATCGAAACTTTGATCGAGCCGTCGGCCAAACAGCAAATATGCTCCGCGCAAATGGTATTCGCAAGGGCGATGTTGTCAGTCTGTTGCTTACAAATTCACCCGAATACATCATCGCGTACTTCGCATGCTGGACGATCGGCGCCATCGCGGGGCCGGTCAATTCCCTTCTCAAGGCCGAAGAGATTGCATGGATCGTCAATAACTCCGGATCGAAACTACTGCTTGTTGACGGCGAGCATGTCCGAAGCCCGCACGTCAGTAAGGGCTCAACGATCACAACACAGGGCCTACCCGAAACGGCTCTGCCGCCGATAGTCCTATTTGACGACGTAAAAACCGCAACCGGAACATTTGCCGACGATCTCGAACCTGTCGATATCCAAACCGACGACGACGCTATCATCATCTACACCTCCGGGACCACCGGCAAGCCAAAGGGCTGTCTTCTCACCCACGGCAACCTGATCGCCAACGCCCGCCAGATCGCCGAATGGATGGGCTTTGGCCCCGATGACCGGCTGCTGACCGTGATGCCGCTTTTCCATATGAACGCCGTCTCGGTTACTACGATATCCGCTCTCTACGCAGGCGGCTCAACCGTCATCGCGCCGAAATTCTCTGCTTCACGATTTTGGGACATCATCGAAAAATATCAGATTACGTCGTTTGGCTCGGTCGCGACAATGCTGTCGATGCTCCTCGCAAAGTCAGAACCGCCTCCGTCAGGGGGCGGCCAGTTCCCGGCGCCAGATTCTACCAACTGGCCGCCCGCTCACGCAGGCGGTTCCGACTCGCTCCGTTTCGCCATGTGTGGCTCCGCACCGGTGCCCGTCGAGGTATTAGCGAAATTTGAGCAAACCTTCGGCGTTCTCGTTATCGAAGGCTACGGCCTGTCGGAATCGACGTGCCGGTCGACGTTCAATCCGCCGAACGAAGATCGCCGCCCGGGCTCTTGCGGTTTGCCGATAGGCAACGAAATGAAAGTAGTTGATGACGACAATATTGAGGTCCCTGACGGCGAGCTTGGCGAGATCGTGATGCGCGGAGCGAATATCTTCAAGGGCTATTTCATGAATGAAAAGGCAACGGCTGAGGCCTTTCGCGGCGGCTGGTTTCACACAGGCGACATCGGATATCGCGACGCAGACGGCTTCTACTACATCGCGGACCGCAAATCCGACATGATCATCCGCGGCGGCGAGAATATCTACCCGCGTGAGATCGATGACGTTCTGTATCGGCATCCGGCGGTTGCGGCCGCCGCATGCGTCGGCGTCCCCGACAAGCTTTACGGAGAAGAAGTAGCGGCGTTTATAGTGCTGAAGGCCAATGCAACCGCCACCGCCGACGATCTGACGGCCTTTTGCCGTGAACATCTCGCCGACTACAAATGCCCCAAGACAGTCCATTTCGTACCGGACATTCCCAAAGGCCCTACGGGCAAGCTCCTCAAACGGGAATTGTCAAAGCTTCTCGAGACGCTCTAGTTCCTTTTCGGCGGCGATGTAACCAAAGCTCGCCCATTGGTTGCCGTTCACGATCTTTCGAAAGATCTGCCGCGCTCGGATGCTGTCGCGGTTGTAGAGATACCAGTTACCGACGCCGTAGCCTAGTGACGCATTGGCGAGCGTATCGGCCTTGTCGTCGAGCATCTCAAGCAGCATCTCGGGCCGGACCTCGCCGCGATAGAGGCGGAGCAGTTTGAGATAGTCGTCATTCTCGATCACCTCGAAATCGCCATTGATCGGTTCGAGCACTTTCTCCGCTTCTCTAAAATTGTCGGTCCGCCTGAGCGTCATGTAATACCAATGCGAGGTCGCGGCGAGCATGTCCGGATTGGTCGAGACCTTGAGACATTCCTTGTAGGCATTGATTGCTCGCTTGAGATCACCCTTGAGGTAATACGCGAGGCCGAGGTGATACCAGATGTTAGATTGCAGTGTGCTGGTCGGGACGTTCTGAGCATTTGGCAATCCGTCGGGCTCAACCTCGTCGGGTTTGCCTTTTACGAGCTTCGCGGCCTTTTCAAGATCTGCAATGGCGGCATCGAAGCAACGGAGGGTGATGTACCGATGCCCGCGATGACGGTAGAGCCTCGCGTCATTCGGAAATTTGGAAATACCGATCGTAAGTACCTCGACCGCGTCCTTGTAATGTCCAAGATAGCCCTTGCGTCGTGCGAACCATATAAGATTATCGGCCGTCGGTTTCGTGGCATATTCTATCCCTGCTCGTTCGAGTTTTTGTGAATACTCAAGTCTCGTCTCGTCAGACAGGGGCGGTTTGACCTCTTTCGCCTCCTTTGCGCAGGGCTGGGCATAGGCGAGTCCGCCGGCAAATAGAGCAAGAGCAAGAGCCGCTAACATGTGTTTCATGGCGGTGATTCTAACAGATGCGGGCCGTCTGCCGCGACCCTCTTGCCGGAGAGGCAGCTAATAGCTATCAGCTAATAGCTATTAGCTACATTCAAAAACAGGCCTGATCCAGCTCATTAGGACAATGGCTGCTTGAAAAGTTCTTGATTTTTACGGCCTTTTGTGCTACGCTCTTGCACATGTGCAACATCGCGACACAATCGGCGTCTGGCCGCTCAGTAATACACGTGTCGTACAAATCATATTTTTGCGCGAGATCCGCGGAACACGCGCAAAAAACTACTGTAACTGTGTTTGCTGTCAACAGTTACAGCGTTCCGCCACATAGTGGAACACGGACGGAACACGGCGGAACGTTCCGGAACGGCCGGTCAGATTGCCTGATGCGGCATCTTGCGTAAGAATTGCCCTATGGAATTGAATACATTCGACTACAGGCTGCCCGCGTCGATACACGAGGCCCTCACGACCGAGGTCGCCGCCTGGCAGGCCGCCGACAAGATCACTCGCATCTGGAACAAGGACGCCTCGATCTGGACCGGCGATGACGAGGCCAAATGGCTCGGCTGGCTCGATATTGTCGATGAGGAATTGGCCGATCTCGCGAAATATCGTGAGCTGACGGCCGATATCGACGGCGCCGGTCTTACAGACGTCCTCCTGATGGGCATGGGCGGCTCGTCGCTGTGCCCTGAGGTGCTGGCGATTACGTTTGGCAAGACGCATTTTCATATCCTTGATTCGACAGTTCCCGCTCAAGTCAAGACGGTCGAAAACAAGCTTGATCTGGAAAGGACTCTGTTCATTGTTGCGAGTAAATCGGGCTCGACGCTGGAGCCGAACTGTTTCAAGCAGTATTTCTTCGAGCTCCTCGCAACGCGCGTTGGACGCGAGCAGGCCGGAAAGCAGTTCATCGCCATCACCGATCCCGGCTCAAAGATGGAGCAAGTCGCCCGCGACGATGGGTTTCGCCACATCTTTTACGGCAAGCCCGAGATCGGCGGCCGCTTCTCAGCCTTGTCGGCCTTCGGTATGGTCGCCGCCGCCTCGATGGGGCTCGATGTAGAGCAGTTCTTGAAGGAAACAAAGTCGATGATCGAAGCGTGCCGCAACCCGTTGCAGAAGCCCACGCGCAGTAAGGGCACCGACGCGGAAGATTCGCCCTCGAATCCCGCGGCTCTACTCGGTCTGATACTCGGCATTTGCCACCGCCACGGCCGCGACAAACTAACCATCTTCACCTCACCCGAGATCTACGACCTCGGCGCATGGATGGAACAGCTCGTAGCCGAATCGACAGGTAAGAACGGCGTCGCGATCATCCCGGTCGACCGCGAACCTGTTCTGAGTTCAAGCTTTAGCTTGTCAGACGTCTACGGCGATGACCGCCTGTTCGCATACATCACCCTAACAGGCGACGACCGCTTTGCCGATGACGCACGAGAGCTCGTCGCCGCCGGTCATCCGGTCATACAGATCGAAACACCAGCGACCGATACGCTCGGCCAGGAATTCTTCCGATGGGAATTCGCCACCGCCGTCGCCGGTGCTGTGATGGGCATCAACCCGTTCAACCAACCCGACGTCGAATCCGCAAAGATCGAGGCCCGAAAGATCACAGACGAATACGAGCAGAGCGGGAAACTGCCCGATGAATCACCGTTCTTCGAGGGGGACGGACTATCGTTCTTTGCAAGCGACCAATATGCCGCCGATCTGACCGCGACCGTCAGCGAACCGACCGCCACGGCGATACTCAACGCCCATCTCGACAATATCGAGCCTAATGATTACTTCGCTCTGCTCGCCTTTATCGAGATGACCGCCGAACACGAATCCCTGCTTCAGGCATTCCGCGAAAAGGTCCTTGATTCGCATCGCGTTGCCACCTGTCTCGGCTTTGGCCCGCGGTTCCTGCACTCGACCGGCCAAGCCTACAAGGGTGGGGCAAACAACGGCGTATTTCTCCAGATAACATCCGACGACAGTGCCGATTTGCCCGTGCCCGGGCAGAAATACACGTTCGGCGTCGTCAAAGCCGCCCAGGCTCGAGGTGATCTCCAAGTCCTCATCGACCGCGGCCGCCGCGTATTGCGTGTTCATATTGGGGCAAAAGTTGAAGCGGGTCTTCAACGCCTATTAAGCCTGATTTGAATTCAGCCGCAGATGTTATTCCCTAGTGGCCTTTCGCGGCGTTCAATCGGAACAGGTGCGTCTGAATCTGCTGTTGGTTGATCGTCGCGCTCAACTGGCCCGACACGACCGTTGCCGGTGAGAGCGTCGTCTCGATATGGGTGAGCCGCTCAGCCGAGGTGATCGGTTGCGAAAGGCTGAGCGTGTAGCCGAGCGGTGAATTAGACTGGTTCCACACGCGAACGACTATACCGCGGCTGATGCCATCCTCGGCGGGCTTCAGCGCCCAGAGCAGGACCTTGGGATCCGAGATATTCAGGAATGAGAAACTACTGGCCGGATATGGCCTTGTCCGTGTTCCGAGGCCGTCGATCATGGTCGCGATGAGCGGATTTTGATGTTCGAGTGAGAACTTCATCGACGCCGTCTGATCAAATGCGCCGTGCGTCCGAAGGGCAAACCGCTGCTTGAAATACCGGTCGCCGCCCTGGCCTGGAATGCCGAGGCTGCTGCCGTCGGTTTGGCCGCCGGCGAGGACATTTAGCTGCGGCGTCGTGGTATCGAGCGTCGATATGCTGCTCGCTCCGAGCCGCATGAACTGGTTGTCCCAGTTGGAGAGCGTAATGCCAAAGCCGCCCGTACCATCGGTCATGTCGGCAAAATGGTTCATCGTCAACCAATCGTAACGCGCATTTCGCGGGCTGTAATGGCCGCCGTTTGCGAGCAGCTTCGCGCGAATGACCGCGCCGACCTCCTCGTGCCACACGTCCGGCGTATTGATATCAAATGAGTATGCCCACGTCTTTACATCGCCAAAATTCGCCGTGATCTCATTCTGCACATCGACTCGGTCAACATCTCGATAGAGCGTGACCCGCGTCGTGTGAGCGATAGGGCTGGCAGAGGTCGCACGCAGAGTAACGCTGACTGGCCCGGCGTTCTCGATGACAACGGCGCCCGCTCGGTTGCCGCCGAGGTCATTGACCACGCGGCCGCCGATGTTGCGAACAAGCTCGCGATTCCCTCTCGTTTTATCCACGATGCTCGTGATCGCACCGTCGCCTGCGACCGTGACACGATAGTTTGCGTTCTCGATCGTTGATGCAACCGCCGTCGGGCCGCCGGAAAACTCCGCCGCTGCACCTTCGCGGATCTCAAAGACCTTATAGCCCACGGACGGGACGTTCGACGCAAGCACGCGAAGGGTCAGCTGATTGCCCGTCCTCACAACCTGCGACGGAACCTCCTGCCCTGTCGAGACATCGATCACGCGGGCCTTGTAGTTGCCGCGAAACGGCACATCAGCGAAGTCGGTCCTCGTCCAGTTCAGCGGGTTGAAGACGTAGAACCGCTGAAACTGTCCGTCGCGTGAGATCTGCTTTGCCATCTCGAATCGCGCGTCTTCGTACAGCTTATCGACGTATGCCGTTATCTCACCCTCGACCTGGCGGTTCCAGTTAGCCCGCGTTGCGCGCGGGATCGCACCGTCGGCGGTCCAGTCATGCTCAAAGTAGAGGCCCATGTCGAGCATCGCCTTGTCGCGGGCGGCGACGCGAGATGTCATGAATGACGGCTGATTCAATGATACGAGCGTCGCCATCGCCTCGGCTGTCCGCAGCTTCTCGGTCGAGCGTTTCACGCGGGCCGAGACCTCCGCCAGTGACGCTGTCAGAGCGTCCCATTCATTGCCGTAGGCAGCGGCATGAGTTTCGAGTCCGTCGCCGAACGACTTCTCAAAATCTCGAAAGAAATCTTCCTGGTTCGAGACGATGATGCGACGGTTGGCATTCGAATTCTGCTGTGCGACGGTCACGAACTCATCGCTCTTGTATTCGAGTTCGTCCCAACCGCGCCCGAACGCGGCGACCGCAGCGAACGGATACCGCGATTGAAAATTCGAATTCGTCTCGGCAAACGTGATCGCCGCCATCGGATTGAACGCCTCGGCATAGCCGCCAAAATGCTGGTTACCGACGAATAGCGAGTTCCATTTCATTAATATCCTGCTATCGTCGCGTCCCCCTGAGTAATAGATCTCGCGGTCACGGTTCTCAAGGCCTGAAACATGTGTCGCGCAGTTGCAGACGCCCTTCCAGCTATACTTTGCGCCCGATCCTGCCCAGAGCGAGGTCAAGCCGTAGGGCATTGTCTGGCCCTCCATCGCGATCGCGAGAGGAAATTTTACATTGTGCCGTCGCTCGATCAGGCCCGGATAATACATGCCGCGCAGTACCGCTTCGGACGGCGAACCGCCCTGCACCAGGACGAGAGCATTCAGAGCGACGCTCATATGCCCGTCGCGAACGCGCGACATCATCCGCTCAAACTGCTGCGGCGTGCGATTCTTCTCGTACTCCCACATCCACAGGCTGCCGTCGCAATTCCACCGCATCTGCGTGTCCGAGGGGTTGGCCGCCGTCTGGTCCATCTTGTCGAGGTAATAATCGATCATCGACAGGAATGCCTGTCGGTATGCCACGTCGTCGGCCACCCAAAAGTAATCCGTATGGTCGTCAGGCGAGATATAAAAGCGCCGCTGCGCTCTCGTGTTGGCTGCAAAAATCACCGACAGAGCCGCCGTCAGTATTAAGAAGATGAATATTCGGCGCACCTTAGCCATCTGGACTTGAAAGAAGACCAAATTATTAAACGCCAAAACTGAGCAGATTTCCAATCACGGTAAAAGGCATGCTACCGAATGATCTGAGGAAGGACGTTCTCCGCCTGTTCGAGTTCTTCGGGAAAATCAACCTCGATCCACGCCTTGCCTTCCGTCCAGCTAACGCCGATCTCCTCACCGGTAGCGATCAGGCCCATCAGGGCACGGGTGAAATACGCATTCGTTTCGCCCGCCTCGATCACGCGGTCAAGCTCGTCAAACATGGCTTCGCCACCTTGAGATGAGAACTTCGCGATGCCGAGGAAGGTGCCCGAGGCTTCGTCAAACTTAACATGCTTGCCAACGCTGGTGACGCGGCCGTCTGCGACGACTAGCTTCATCGTTTCTTCATGCAGATGCTTGTCAGCTACAAGAACGATGTCTCCGGCCTGCTCGCAGCAATTCACCAAAATGTCCGCGTGAAACAGAACGTCAGCGTGCATTACGAGAAACTCGCTGCCGCGTGCAGCGTCTTTTGCGGTCCACAGCGAATAGATATTGTTCGTCTCGGCAAACAACTCGTTGTAGACAAACTTGACCGCAAACGAATAGCGCGGCCCGACCTCGGCAAATTTCGCCTCGATCATCTCGCGGCAATATCCCGTTACGACCACGACCTCATCGACGCCGCATTTTTCGAGCGCGTCGAGTTGGTATTCGAGCAGCGTTCGGCCACCGACCTCTAAGAGGCATTTCGGCGTGGCCAGGGTAATCGGATACAGCCGCGTCGAGCGTCCGGCGGCCAGAAGGATGGCTTTCACGTTAGTTTGCGGCAACAGCGCTCAGGAAGCGGCGTGTCATTTCTTCGGGCTCGTAGGGAATGCGCGGCGTTCCTTTTTCATTGCCCGGCTCCACGTGGATGACCTCTACATTGTGGCCGATAGCGGCAAAATCAACGGCGTGCGAGCACGTTGGCTGATCGCCCGTCGATGCATAGGTGCCGTTGTCGATGATGTAGTGCTTGAGATTATCGAGCTTGAGATACTTGGAAACCGGCAGGCTGCCGAGCGACATCAGGGCGGCGCCGTCGCCATCGATGACGATCACCTGTCTGTCGGTATTCATCGCCAGCCCGATGCCGATCGATAAGGCACAGCCCATCGAGCCGCACATATAAAAATTAGCCGCTCGATCCTTCGCGACAAATACCTCGCGAGCGATCATGCCGGTCGTCGCAACCACGAGTTCGTCGGTGACCGTTTCCATTATCTGCCTGATGGCATCGATCCTCTTCATTTCGGTTCGGCCTCCTCGACGATGGTG is a genomic window of Chloracidobacterium sp. containing:
- a CDS encoding bifunctional transaldolase/phosoglucose isomerase, yielding MNTFDYRLPASIHEALTTEVAAWQAADKITRIWNKDASIWTGDDEAKWLGWLDIVDEELADLAKYRELTADIDGAGLTDVLLMGMGGSSLCPEVLAITFGKTHFHILDSTVPAQVKTVENKLDLERTLFIVASKSGSTLEPNCFKQYFFELLATRVGREQAGKQFIAITDPGSKMEQVARDDGFRHIFYGKPEIGGRFSALSAFGMVAAASMGLDVEQFLKETKSMIEACRNPLQKPTRSKGTDAEDSPSNPAALLGLILGICHRHGRDKLTIFTSPEIYDLGAWMEQLVAESTGKNGVAIIPVDREPVLSSSFSLSDVYGDDRLFAYITLTGDDRFADDARELVAAGHPVIQIETPATDTLGQEFFRWEFATAVAGAVMGINPFNQPDVESAKIEARKITDEYEQSGKLPDESPFFEGDGLSFFASDQYAADLTATVSEPTATAILNAHLDNIEPNDYFALLAFIEMTAEHESLLQAFREKVLDSHRVATCLGFGPRFLHSTGQAYKGGANNGVFLQITSDDSADLPVPGQKYTFGVVKAAQARGDLQVLIDRGRRVLRVHIGAKVEAGLQRLLSLI
- a CDS encoding glycoside hydrolase, translated to MAKVRRIFIFLILTAALSVIFAANTRAQRRFYISPDDHTDYFWVADDVAYRQAFLSMIDYYLDKMDQTAANPSDTQMRWNCDGSLWMWEYEKNRTPQQFERMMSRVRDGHMSVALNALVLVQGGSPSEAVLRGMYYPGLIERRHNVKFPLAIAMEGQTMPYGLTSLWAGSGAKYSWKGVCNCATHVSGLENRDREIYYSGGRDDSRILMKWNSLFVGNQHFGGYAEAFNPMAAITFAETNSNFQSRYPFAAVAAFGRGWDELEYKSDEFVTVAQQNSNANRRIIVSNQEDFFRDFEKSFGDGLETHAAAYGNEWDALTASLAEVSARVKRSTEKLRTAEAMATLVSLNQPSFMTSRVAARDKAMLDMGLYFEHDWTADGAIPRATRANWNRQVEGEITAYVDKLYEDARFEMAKQISRDGQFQRFYVFNPLNWTRTDFADVPFRGNYKARVIDVSTGQEVPSQVVRTGNQLTLRVLASNVPSVGYKVFEIREGAAAEFSGGPTAVASTIENANYRVTVAGDGAITSIVDKTRGNRELVRNIGGRVVNDLGGNRAGAVVIENAGPVSVTLRATSASPIAHTTRVTLYRDVDRVDVQNEITANFGDVKTWAYSFDINTPDVWHEEVGAVIRAKLLANGGHYSPRNARYDWLTMNHFADMTDGTGGFGITLSNWDNQFMRLGASSISTLDTTTPQLNVLAGGQTDGSSLGIPGQGGDRYFKQRFALRTHGAFDQTASMKFSLEHQNPLIATMIDGLGTRTRPYPASSFSFLNISDPKVLLWALKPAEDGISRGIVVRVWNQSNSPLGYTLSLSQPITSAERLTHIETTLSPATVVSGQLSATINQQQIQTHLFRLNAAKGH
- a CDS encoding phosphocholine cytidylyltransferase family protein, with the protein product MKAILLAAGRSTRLYPITLATPKCLLEVGGRTLLEYQLDALEKCGVDEVVVVTGYCREMIEAKFAEVGPRYSFAVKFVYNELFAETNNIYSLWTAKDAARGSEFLVMHADVLFHADILVNCCEQAGDIVLVADKHLHEETMKLVVADGRVTSVGKHVKFDEASGTFLGIAKFSSQGGEAMFDELDRVIEAGETNAYFTRALMGLIATGEEIGVSWTEGKAWIEVDFPEELEQAENVLPQIIR
- a CDS encoding AMP-binding protein, translated to MAERKENVRKLLETRVLQHGDKPFLFAAEDDRSWTYRNFDRAVGQTANMLRANGIRKGDVVSLLLTNSPEYIIAYFACWTIGAIAGPVNSLLKAEEIAWIVNNSGSKLLLVDGEHVRSPHVSKGSTITTQGLPETALPPIVLFDDVKTATGTFADDLEPVDIQTDDDAIIIYTSGTTGKPKGCLLTHGNLIANARQIAEWMGFGPDDRLLTVMPLFHMNAVSVTTISALYAGGSTVIAPKFSASRFWDIIEKYQITSFGSVATMLSMLLAKSEPPPSGGGQFPAPDSTNWPPAHAGGSDSLRFAMCGSAPVPVEVLAKFEQTFGVLVIEGYGLSESTCRSTFNPPNEDRRPGSCGLPIGNEMKVVDDDNIEVPDGELGEIVMRGANIFKGYFMNEKATAEAFRGGWFHTGDIGYRDADGFYYIADRKSDMIIRGGENIYPREIDDVLYRHPAVAAAACVGVPDKLYGEEVAAFIVLKANATATADDLTAFCREHLADYKCPKTVHFVPDIPKGPTGKLLKRELSKLLETL
- a CDS encoding tetratricopeptide repeat protein; translated protein: MRQVSIALSFIILTTAASQVCAQAYGKLADDTIKYVKAGTFGKPDVAKKTEKLAIGQVRVHFKTVTSRAAANGRNAADVTVYLDSDLTTGDLEEITNEFYRSLTASLNKIGIATTSFDAVKTAEYYLDRLAKRADDKNADYDGKNGQAWVSVNAHDGPVLFRWRPQGTPEIVGFGQLKKMAKTGETAGGDLMMIDVVLDFASIMLSADIKQDRQGWFYGDPYFHADYSIGGLMNVPESYVFMVNAKNKFDTYRSELPVAERFGFADKPREDASKAAYSTAKYFNGERHSFTPLVITAKRDLYKLAAKKVLARYADILAEKFRVLRSGEKPSDKLVADKPQDNTTLQQVTEQAKKNNDTTPITTGEITAAAADAEKQGKYQLAADYYAQLIKLDPKSADHYFARGALLLNHLGRPKDAIKDFDQVIKLSPNEALAYYNRGTAYVKTEDWKKAKKDFDLAISGRPDYVDAYLNRGIALIYLKDLDAALADFERGIQLNPRIPNLYRARALIYKSKGNAALAAADELRAAQLEKGRY
- a CDS encoding sulfopyruvate decarboxylase subunit beta, whose amino-acid sequence is MKRIDAIRQIMETVTDELVVATTGMIAREVFVAKDRAANFYMCGSMGCALSIGIGLAMNTDRQVIVIDGDGAALMSLGSLPVSKYLKLDNLKHYIIDNGTYASTGDQPTCSHAVDFAAIGHNVEVIHVEPGNEKGTPRIPYEPEEMTRRFLSAVAAN
- a CDS encoding tetratricopeptide repeat protein, translating into MKHMLAALALALFAGGLAYAQPCAKEAKEVKPPLSDETRLEYSQKLERAGIEYATKPTADNLIWFARRKGYLGHYKDAVEVLTIGISKFPNDARLYRHRGHRYITLRCFDAAIADLEKAAKLVKGKPDEVEPDGLPNAQNVPTSTLQSNIWYHLGLAYYLKGDLKRAINAYKECLKVSTNPDMLAATSHWYYMTLRRTDNFREAEKVLEPINGDFEVIENDDYLKLLRLYRGEVRPEMLLEMLDDKADTLANASLGYGVGNWYLYNRDSIRARQIFRKIVNGNQWASFGYIAAEKELERLEKL